The genomic interval TGGACACCACCCACGGCATCGCCCGCGTGAAGAAGTCCGCCTCGCGCGGCGGCACGCTCCGGCCGCTGTTCGTGATTCCCTCGGCCATGACGCGTCTCCCCCGGGGCATCAACCTTACCGGGCACCCGGCTGGACCGGCGGGCACGCGGCGCCGGCGACGCCCGGGACCCCGCCCGGAGCGGGGCGGTCCGCAACCCCCGCTGCGCGAGGCACGACCGCTTCGCACGCCCGCGCCGCCCCGATCAGAAGCCCACGAAGCGGTGCGTCCCCCCGGTCACCGCGCTCATCAGCTCCAGCGTCGGCTTCCCGCCGTCGGCGGGGGCGGCGGCGCGGTCGACGAACTGGACCGTGTGGATCGCGGTCTCCGCGGCGACCCGCGTGGCCGCGGCAACCAGCCGCACCCGGGTGCCGGCGGGATCGACCCGGCCGTCCACCTGGTCGGACAGCAGGATCACCGTGTCGGGTTCGAGGGCCAGCGCCGCCTCGAGCGCCGCCGCCGCGTCGGCGCGGCCGGCGGGGAGCACGTGGCCGGCTTCGGGCGAGACGAAGGCGGCGCTGGCCCGCAGCAGGTCGCGTCGCGCGGCGGCCATGCGGCCGGGCGGCACCGCCACAGCCCGGCCGTCCAGGAAGAAGACGACGGCGTAGGACTGGGCCGGGCCGAGGCTCAATAGCGACCTCTCCAGCTCGCGCTGCACCGAGGCGAAGCTGTCGATGAGCGAGCCGCTCGCGTCGATGAGGTAGACCGTGCGCCAGCCGGCGGGCAGGCCGAAGAAGGCGCCCGTCTCGAATTGGGCACGCCCGGCCCGCGGGACCGGCTGGGTGGTGAGCTCGGCCTCCCCGGCGGCGGGAGCCGGAGCCGAGGCCGACGCGGAGGCCGGGCCAACGGCGGACGCCGCCTCGGGCCCGGCCTCCCAGCGGACCTCGCCGAAGCCGCCGCGGCCGTCGTCGATGCGGTGCCGGGTCGGCCCCCGGGAGACGAGGCCCGCCGGAGCCGGGGCCGGGGTTGTCGCCGCCGCTGTCGCGGCCGCGGCCGCCGGCGCGGCGGGCCGGGCCTCCGCCGCCGCGGGCAAGCCGGCGCCGGCGGCGGCGGCGGCGGGCCCCGGAGCCGCCCGCTTGCCCAGCGGCACCAGCGACGGCCCGGCCGCCGGGCCGGTGGATGCCCGGGCGATCGGGTGCTCGCCGCCGAGGCCCAGCGAGACGCCGATGAGGGCGGTCGCGGCGAGGCCGATCACCAGGTGTGCGGCGAGGGCGCGGTGCGTGCCGCGGGCGGGTTGGGGGTCGTGCGGGTCGGTTGCCAAGGGAAGCCTCGGGGAAAGATGCGGTCGGTGGCGGCTTTCATCGACCACGGCGCGGGCGTGGCGCCACACGCGGGGCGCGGTCGGCGCCGCGGTGGCGGGGTCCCACCGGCCCGGAGAAGACGCCCCACCGCCGGGCCGCTCAGCCGGCCGCGGCGAGCACCTTGTCCACGTACGCCCGGGTCATCGGACCCGCGTGCGCCGCGACGAGCCGCTCGGAGCTCATCTGCGGGTTCTCGCGGAGCAGCCTCGCCACGCGGGTCGGGCCCATGTGGTACGCCGCGACGGCGAGCCGCCGGTCGCCGTCGAAGCGCTCCAGCAGGTAGGCGAGGTAGCGGCTGCCGACCTCCACGTTGTGCACCGGGTCGAAGAGGTCGCCCGCCTCCATCCCGAAGCGACGCTGCGCTTCCTTGTGCGTCATCGGCATGATCTGCATCAGCCCGTGGGCGCCGGCGGAGGACACGGCATCAGGGTTGCCGCCGCTCTCGCAGAGCACCACGGCGCGGAGCAGCGCCGGGTCGAGGCCGTGCCGGGCGGACGCGTCGTCGAGCAGGTCCGACCAGTGCGACACCGTCCAGCCGCCGGCGGGGGCCCCGCGGCCCGCGTCGCCGCCGCCCCGCCACGCCAGGCCGATCGCGACCAGCAGCAGCGCGACGCCGGCGGAAGCCGCCAGCAGCCGGAGCGTGCCGCCGGGCCGCTCCGCCAGGTGCGCCCGCCAGCCGTTGCGGCCGCGACGCCTCACCGGCGGGCTCCCGCCCGCGGGGCGCCGCGGACCGTGCGGCCCGACGCCGGTTGAGGCCCGCGGTCCGCGGAAGCCCGGCGCCGCGGAGCGTCGCGCGTGCCCGGCGGCGACCCGCTCACGAGAACAGCGCCTCGACGAAGGCCGCGGGCTCGAAGGGCGCGACGTCGGCGGGCGTCTCGCCGAGGCCAACGAACTTCACCGGCAGGTTCAGCGCCTCGCGGATCGCGACGACGATGCCGCCCTTGGCGGAGCCGTCGAGCTTGGTGAGGAAGATGCCCGTCACCTCCGTCGCCTCGCTGAAGACCCGCGCCTGGTTCACGCCGTTCTGGCCGGTGGTCGCGTCGATCACCAGCAGCACCTCGTGCGGTGCGCCGGGGATCTGCTTGGCCACCACGCGGCGGATCTTGGAGAGCTGGTCCATCAGCGGCTTCTGCGTGTGCAGCCGGCCGGCGGTGTCGAGGAGGAGCACGTCGACCCCGCGGGCGACGGCGGCCGCGGCCGCGTCGAAGGCCACCGCCGCGGGGTCGCCGCCCTGGCTCCCTCGCACCACCTGCACGCCGAGCCGCTCGGCCCATACGCCCAGCTGCTCGACCGCGGCGGCGCGGAAGGTGTCGCAGGCCGCGAGCAGCACGGTCTGCTCGCGGTCCCGCAGCACCTTGCAGAGCTTCGCGATGGAGGTGGTCTTGCCGGCACCGTTGATCCCGGCCACGAGGATCACGGTCGGGCCGGCGCCCGGGGCCGCCGCGGCGAGCGTGCGGTCTTCGTCGGGGAAGTACGCCACGAGCTGCTCCTTGAGCATCGGCAAAGCCTCGTCGCCGGTGGCGACCTCGCCGCGTTCCCACATCGCCTCCAGGTCCTTCCGCAGCTCGATCGCCGTCTTCACGCCGACGTCGGCGCTGATCAGCGCCTTCTCCAGGTCCCGGAGCACGGCCTTGGACAGGGGCTTGCCCAGCAGCACACGCTTGATCGCCCCGCCCGTGGCGGAGCCGGCGCCGCCGCGCGAGAGGCCCTTCTTCAGGGTGTCGACGACGGAGCGGAAGAGGGCCACGGGGCGGAGCAGCGACGGGAGGAACGGGGGACGACGGAGGGCGGGAGGCGGCCCGCGGGTTTAGGCGTCGCGGCGGGCGGCGGCGGCGGACCAGGGGTCGGCGGGGGCGTCGGGACCGGGGTCCGCGTCCCGCCCTCGCTCCGCCGGCGGCTCCGCCCGGCGGGCCTCGGCCTCGGCGGCCTGCCGCTCGCGCTCCTCGCGGAGCTCCTGGGCGTCGCGCTTCGGGCCGACCTTCGCGGCCATCTCGGCCTTCCGCTGGCGGAAGCGTTCGCGCTGGCCGCGGCGGGCCTCGGCGGCGCCGGCGGGCGGCGGCTTCTCGCCCCGGCGGACGGGGCCGGCCGCGTCACCCGCCGCCGCCGCCCCGGGCGACGCGCCGCGGGCGATCGCGTCGAGCACGGCGTTCACGAAGCCGGGCGTGCGGTCCTCGCCGAAGGCTTTGGCCAGCTCGACCGCCTCGTCGAGGACCACCGCGGGGGGCGCCCGCCGCGTCGCCAGCTCGTGGTGGGCGAG from Phycisphaera mikurensis NBRC 102666 carries:
- a CDS encoding vWA domain-containing protein, yielding MATDPHDPQPARGTHRALAAHLVIGLAATALIGVSLGLGGEHPIARASTGPAAGPSLVPLGKRAAPGPAAAAAGAGLPAAAEARPAAPAAAAATAAATTPAPAPAGLVSRGPTRHRIDDGRGGFGEVRWEAGPEAASAVGPASASASAPAPAAGEAELTTQPVPRAGRAQFETGAFFGLPAGWRTVYLIDASGSLIDSFASVQRELERSLLSLGPAQSYAVVFFLDGRAVAVPPGRMAAARRDLLRASAAFVSPEAGHVLPAGRADAAAALEAALALEPDTVILLSDQVDGRVDPAGTRVRLVAAATRVAAETAIHTVQFVDRAAAPADGGKPTLELMSAVTGGTHRFVGF
- a CDS encoding lytic transglycosylase domain-containing protein gives rise to the protein MRRRGRNGWRAHLAERPGGTLRLLAASAGVALLLVAIGLAWRGGGDAGRGAPAGGWTVSHWSDLLDDASARHGLDPALLRAVVLCESGGNPDAVSSAGAHGLMQIMPMTHKEAQRRFGMEAGDLFDPVHNVEVGSRYLAYLLERFDGDRRLAVAAYHMGPTRVARLLRENPQMSSERLVAAHAGPMTRAYVDKVLAAAG
- the ftsY gene encoding signal recognition particle-docking protein FtsY → MALFRSVVDTLKKGLSRGGAGSATGGAIKRVLLGKPLSKAVLRDLEKALISADVGVKTAIELRKDLEAMWERGEVATGDEALPMLKEQLVAYFPDEDRTLAAAAPGAGPTVILVAGINGAGKTTSIAKLCKVLRDREQTVLLAACDTFRAAAVEQLGVWAERLGVQVVRGSQGGDPAAVAFDAAAAAVARGVDVLLLDTAGRLHTQKPLMDQLSKIRRVVAKQIPGAPHEVLLVIDATTGQNGVNQARVFSEATEVTGIFLTKLDGSAKGGIVVAIREALNLPVKFVGLGETPADVAPFEPAAFVEALFS